One Nicotiana sylvestris chromosome 12, ASM39365v2, whole genome shotgun sequence genomic window carries:
- the LOC138883178 gene encoding uncharacterized protein, translating into MASLTVLLRHSGKWNDEGNYIDFSIEGILIKEYASFNDLVGSISNQLGIDLSTNTIKIQYNVEGNRTPMEIHNDMGYRVYVKLKKENREFGMYPLCITTMEKELISGDGLNQGDIVQIDEAVQMYDSDTDYTLAIELVNSGEAIGVFELHKDLIISKTNQKEVMAGQVYKDKATLKEVMKNYDMAQRFQFRVDRSNAVSYALICISEDCDWRFKASSINKSELFKVREFNDNHTCPLKDKVYEQRQASSSLISGIIRTKLTNHKRKYTPRDIIDDVKSDLGVDVSYMLAWRAKEKAMNFPRGEPADSYKKLPGYLYTMDKTYPGSHIRMEKSSNNEFMYVYISLYAFIRGFDHCRPIVVVDRSHLKSYYTGTFVSASTLDGAGHILSLAYGVIDSENDAAWTWFFEQFKIAHGVRENMCIVSDRNESIIKSVSRDLSILFDNGTVPVRSNN; encoded by the exons ATGGCAAGCTTGACAGTTTTGTTGCGTCATTCTGGAAAGTGGAACGATGAGGGCAATTATATCGACTTTTCCATTGAGGGAATACTGATTAAGGAGTATGCTTCCTTTAATGATCTAGTTGGTTCAATTTCTAATCAACTGGGTATAGATTTGAGCACAAATACCATTAAAATACAATACAATGTTGAAGGCAATCGCACGCCAATGGAAATACACAATGATATGGGTTACAGAGTGTATGTAAAATtgaaaaaagagaacagagaatttGGGATGTATCCTTTGTGCATTACAACTATGGAAAAAGAGCTTATCTCTGGAGATGGTTTAAATCAAGGCGACATTGTGCAGATAGACGAAGCAGTTCAAATGTACGATTCCGATACAGATTATACACTAGCTATAGAACTTGTCAATTCAGGAGAAGCGATTGGAGTGTTCGAACTCCACAAGGATTTGATAATTTCAAAAACTAATCAAAAGGAGGTTATGGCTGGACAAGTATATAAGGATAAGGCTACATTGAAAGAGGTGATGAAGAATTATGATATGGCTCAAAGGTTTCAATTCCGTGTTGATCGGTCTAATGCTGTCAG CTATGCATTAATATGTATTTCAGAAGATTGTGATTGGAGGTTTAAGGCTTCAAGCATTAACAAATCGGAATTATTCAAGGTGAGAGAATTCAATGACAACCATACATGTCCGCTGAAGGATAAAGTGTATGAGCAGCGGCAGGCTAGTAGCAGCCTTATAAGTGGTATTATAAGGACAAAGCTTACAAACCATAAGAGGAAATATACTCCGAGGGACATTATTGATGACGTGAAATCAGATCTAGGTGTTGATGTTAGCTACATGTTGGCATGGAGGgctaaagaaaaggcaatgaattTTCCTAGAGGTGAACCGGCTGATTCATACAAAAAATTACCAGGATACTTATATACAATGGATAAGACATATCCAGGTTCTCACATAAGAATGGAAAAATCGTCAAATAATGAATTCATGTACGTGTATATATCATTGTATGCATTTATAAGGGGGTTTGATCATTGTAGACCAATTGTTGTAGTGGACAGAAGTCATCTAAAATCCTACTACACCGGGACATTCGTTTCTGCAAGCACGTTGGATGGGGCAG GTCATATATTGTCACTAGCATACGGTGTTATTGATTCAGAGAACGATGCTGCTTGGAcgtggttctttgagcaattcaagatagCACACGGTGTAAGGGAAAACATGTGCATTGTTTCGGATAGAAATGAGAGCATCATTAAATCTGTATCGAGA gacctttcaatcttgtttgataatggtacggtgccagtacgctctaacaactaa
- the LOC138883180 gene encoding uncharacterized protein: protein MTFLLHPIFNLRRNMLKVLVHLHHRHIRRSRNNPRFLQKNQNISPKSLLFVFLTLNINLCMTISSHDHQLPEGQNEEVSFLRKDLKSFKEYVVGEFKSLRTLINDNFKMLSDQLQQNQQTEPIVRHDGGIDTDVGDNNEKTISEVPSIIPSTTNQEDVSKEFYVSQFELDDKFLPSQIPETRIVVHASAKKDEATPVQPQRNRRPSRWNSSPYQSNFDSGACSSVKFTPIFEKRHPFEEDPITGPHPMLLIQEYDKWVREGLLARHDQKGNLDDHYKKNKSILHIPLDFGVDQVDSKNWFYLLSIYRKLWDDNLNSTVSTSCPDLYSTVL from the exons ATGACTTTTCTCCTACACCCAATCTTCAATCTAAGAAGAAACATGTTGAAAGTGTTGGTCCATCTTCATCACCGCCACATAAGAAGGTCAAGGAACAACCCAAGATTCCTACAAAAGAACCAGAATATCAGCCCAAAGTCCCTCCTGTTTGTGTTTCTGACATTGAACATAAACTTGTGCATGACCATCAGCTCCCATGACCATCAGCTCCCAGAAGGCCAAAATGAGGAAGTATCTTTTTTGAGGAAAGACCTAAAATCATTCAAAGAATAC GTTGTTGGAGAGTTCAAGTCTCTAAGGACATTGATCAATGATAACTTCAAGATGCTTTCAGACCAACTTCAACAAAATCAGCAAACTGAACCCATAGTGAGACATGATGGTGGCATTGACACAGATGTCGGAGATAATAATGAG AAAACTATTTCAGAGGTACCGTCCATCATACCATCTACCACAAACCAAGAGGATGTATCTAAAGAATTCTATGTTTCTCAATTTGAACTGGACGACAAGTTTCTACCCAGTCAAATTCCAGAAACTAGAATAGTTGTTCACGCAAGTGCAAAAAAAGATGAAGCCACACCAGTGCAACCTCAACGAAATAGGCGACCAAGTAGATGGAACTCTTCGCCTTATCAGTCTAACTTCGACTCAGGAG CATGTTCCTCTGTAAAGTTTACACCCATCTTTGAAAAAAGACACCCGTTTGAGGAAGATCCAATAACGGGTCCACATCCTATGTTACTCATTCAAGAATATGACAAGTGGGTTCGTGAAGGTCTTCTAGCAAGACATGATCAGAA AGGTAATCTCGACGACCATTACAAGAAAAACAAGTCTATACTTCACATTCCATTGGATTTTGGAGTTGATCAAGTTGATTCCAAAAACTGGTTTTACCTTCTATCCATTTACAGGAAGTTATGGGATGACAAT TTAAATTCAACTGTTTCAACCAGCTGTCCAGatctgtattcaactgtattatag
- the LOC138883179 gene encoding uncharacterized protein, whose product MAKAYTQTEFDSLMEKVEKVDIRVKEYLELAGYEKWARLYAPVNRGWTMTSNIAESINAALVSARELPIYDFLEEVRKMFGRWNCSNRKEATQTYKTLGKKYQEMLELNEAMCTRMTAELPVNFYEYLLELVNNIDEYSYYKPSTIVMTYDVPVYPLPDKNDWNIPEHVAEEVVLPPKWKRPPGKPKKKRDKKLSEYNMLNIVEYRFIIQFNSIDFGGIQCNTVEYRSGQLVETVKFN is encoded by the exons ATGGCAAAAGCATACACACAAACTGAATTTGATAGTCTGATGGAGAAGGTTGAGAAGGTAGATATTAGGGTGAAAGAATACTTAGAGTTAGCTGGTTACGAAAAGTGGGCTAGGTTGTATGCACCTGTTAACAGGGGATGGACAATGACGTCAAATATCGCTGAGTCAATCAATGCAGCACTAGTTTCAGCAAGGGAATTGCcaatatatgacttcctcgaagAAGTTAGGAAGATGTTTGGTCGTTGGAATTGTAGTAACCGTAAAGAAGCTACTCAGACATACAAGACACTTGGGAAAAAATACCAGGAAATGCTGGAGTTGAATGAGGCCATGTGTACCCGTATGACT GCAGAACTACCCGTTAATTTTTATGAATATTTGCTTGAACTAGTAAATAATATAGATGAATACAG CTATTACAAGCCAAGTACAATTGTAATGACATACGATGTGCCAGTGTACCCGCTACCGGACAAAAATGACTGGAATATACCAGAGCATGTTGCAGAGGAGGTTGTACTACCACCCAAATGGAAAAGACCTCCTGGAAAGCCAAAGAAGAAGCGCGACAAAAAATTAA GTGAATACAACATGTTGAACATAGTTGAATATAGGTTTATAATACAGTTTAATTCAATTGACTTTGGAGGAATACAAtgtaatacagttgaatacagatCTGGACAGCTGGTTGAAACAGTTAAATTTAACTAA